A stretch of the Candidatus Zixiibacteriota bacterium genome encodes the following:
- a CDS encoding DNA-protecting protein DprA, with product MINIDDVAIVCLALKEYGHVGPKLFQQLMITYGEPANLFERDPEDISSMVGINLERAQKITDSQESLAEAREIVNHLSTINIDVISYFDDAYPESLRKIADPPLLLYVRGDLQLLSSGGAAIVGTTSPDNAGIKAAVDFAREFSKRGITVVSGLAAGIDSAAHLGCLKNNGKTIAVLGCGHLNIYPEENISLAQLITESGVVISEFNVHADAVAGRLVSRNRIIAALADVVIMAQIGDNKKGELYTARAALDQGKSVFVFDPDDIHDSETLLENMIIKIKDLGEIDEILKYSA from the coding sequence ATGATAAATATTGATGACGTTGCCATTGTCTGCCTGGCTTTGAAAGAATATGGCCATGTCGGCCCGAAATTGTTCCAACAACTAATGATAACCTATGGAGAGCCGGCAAATCTGTTTGAGCGTGATCCTGAAGATATCTCATCGATGGTCGGCATCAACCTTGAGCGGGCGCAAAAAATTACAGATTCGCAAGAATCATTGGCTGAAGCCCGTGAAATTGTTAACCATTTGAGCACAATAAATATAGATGTTATTAGCTATTTTGATGATGCTTACCCTGAATCACTCCGGAAAATAGCCGATCCGCCGCTGTTATTGTATGTCAGGGGCGACTTGCAATTGCTTTCAAGTGGCGGGGCGGCCATTGTTGGTACGACATCACCGGATAATGCCGGCATAAAGGCGGCAGTTGATTTCGCACGCGAATTTTCCAAACGCGGCATAACGGTTGTTTCCGGTTTAGCCGCTGGAATCGATTCCGCGGCGCATCTTGGCTGTCTTAAAAATAACGGTAAGACTATTGCCGTTCTCGGCTGCGGCCATCTCAATATTTATCCCGAGGAAAATATTTCCTTGGCGCAATTGATTACCGAGTCGGGCGTCGTAATCTCTGAATTTAATGTTCACGCTGATGCTGTTGCCGGCCGATTGGTTTCACGCAATCGAATAATCGCTGCGCTTGCTGATGTTGTAATAATGGCGCAGATAGGAGACAATAAAAAAGGAGAATTGTATACTGCCCGAGCGGCTTTAGATCAGGGAAAATCAGTCTTTGTATTCGACCCTGATGATATCCATGATAGCGAAACATTGTTGGAAAA